A region from the Halanaerobium saccharolyticum subsp. saccharolyticum DSM 6643 genome encodes:
- a CDS encoding Lin0368 family putative glycerol transporter subunit, whose translation MKRQLGTMVGGAIAGVFVFNIWGILAGTQALGDAGGWLGGLLIVGFIWTVNHYVGVIYNPEGSVSIDMATAIAVAGTMQGVFGGAPLSAALPTLLWVAVGAVLGGTFAAVVQNAIAEE comes from the coding sequence ATGAAAAGACAATTAGGAACGATGGTTGGTGGCGCAATTGCCGGTGTTTTTGTATTTAATATTTGGGGTATTTTAGCTGGAACTCAAGCTTTAGGAGATGCTGGTGGATGGCTAGGCGGTCTCTTAATAGTTGGTTTTATTTGGACTGTTAACCATTATGTAGGAGTTATTTATAATCCAGAAGGTTCAGTTTCTATTGATATGGCAACTGCAATTGCTGTTGCTGGAACAATGCAGGGTGTATTTGGTGGAGCACCACTTAGTGCAGCTTTACCTACATTATTATGGGTTGCTGTTGGTGCTGTATTAGGCGGTACTTTTGCTGCTGTAGTTCAAAACGCTATTGCTGAAGAATAA
- a CDS encoding Lin0368 family putative glycerol transporter subunit, with product MGILNIVSTVFGAMLFPFLILMVWGKGVEERGIFGGLVMGGFIVGTSWLANHGGSPLIIQGQGAPWIDMAWAASIGIMTHGIITGGDFKKSVPTLIFAIIGGIIGGFVLFAAA from the coding sequence ATGGGTATCTTAAATATAGTTAGTACTGTTTTCGGAGCGATGCTTTTTCCATTCTTAATTTTAATGGTATGGGGAAAAGGTGTTGAAGAAAGAGGAATTTTTGGTGGACTAGTAATGGGTGGTTTTATTGTTGGAACAAGTTGGCTTGCAAATCACGGTGGCTCTCCTTTAATTATTCAGGGACAAGGAGCACCATGGATTGATATGGCTTGGGCAGCTTCTATTGGTATTATGACACATGGTATAATTACTGGTGGAGATTTCAAAAAGTCGGTACCTACATTGATTTTTGCTATTATTGGAGGTATTATTGGAGGCTTTGTTTTATTTGCAGCAGCTTAA
- the glpK gene encoding glycerol kinase GlpK, protein MEKYILSIDQGTTSSRAIVFNNDGAIVSSAQKEFTQHFPKPGWVEHDPDEIWGTTLAVIADAMGTKDIKPTQIAAIGITNQRETTVVWDAETGKPIHNAIVWQDRRTASICDDLKEQGLEEEIKDKTGLVVDAYFSGTKIKWLLDNVEGAREKAEQGKLRFGTIDSWLIWKLTGGNTHVTDYTNASRTLIYNIKELEWDDHLLEVLDIPKSMLPEVKQSSEVYGNTVDYHFFGAEVPIAGIAGDQQAATFGQVCYEKGMAKNTYGTGCFMLMNTGEEPVKSENGLLTTIAYGINGKVNYALEGSIFIAGAAIQWLRDELNLIDNAPDSEYFAKKVDSTDGVYVVPAFAGLGAPYWDMYARGTIVGLTRGTSKEHLIRATLESLAYQTRDVLEAMEADSGIELKTLRVDGGAAMNDFLMQFQADILGTEVERPEINETTALGSAYLAGLAVGYWNNLDELVAKWKKDALFVPNMANEKREKLYAGWKKAVERSRDWSEE, encoded by the coding sequence ATGGAAAAATATATTCTATCAATTGATCAGGGAACTACAAGTTCTAGGGCAATAGTTTTTAATAATGATGGAGCTATCGTAAGTTCAGCTCAAAAAGAGTTCACTCAGCATTTTCCAAAACCAGGCTGGGTAGAACATGATCCTGATGAAATTTGGGGTACAACATTAGCTGTTATTGCAGATGCTATGGGTACTAAAGATATCAAACCTACTCAAATTGCTGCAATCGGAATTACAAATCAGCGTGAAACTACTGTTGTATGGGATGCAGAAACTGGCAAACCTATCCATAATGCAATTGTATGGCAGGATAGAAGAACAGCTTCAATATGTGATGATTTAAAAGAGCAGGGATTAGAAGAAGAGATTAAAGATAAGACCGGTTTAGTTGTTGACGCTTATTTCTCTGGAACAAAAATTAAGTGGTTATTAGATAATGTAGAAGGTGCTAGAGAGAAGGCAGAACAAGGAAAATTAAGATTTGGTACTATTGATAGTTGGTTAATTTGGAAATTAACAGGTGGAAATACTCACGTAACTGATTATACCAACGCTTCAAGAACTCTCATTTATAATATCAAAGAATTAGAATGGGATGACCATCTATTAGAGGTTCTAGATATACCTAAATCAATGTTACCTGAAGTTAAACAGTCCAGTGAAGTTTATGGTAATACAGTTGATTATCATTTCTTTGGTGCTGAAGTTCCAATTGCTGGTATTGCTGGAGATCAGCAGGCAGCTACTTTTGGTCAAGTATGTTATGAAAAAGGTATGGCTAAGAACACATATGGTACTGGTTGTTTCATGTTAATGAATACTGGAGAAGAACCTGTTAAATCTGAAAATGGATTGTTAACAACAATTGCCTACGGTATTAACGGCAAAGTTAATTATGCATTAGAAGGTTCTATCTTTATTGCTGGAGCTGCTATTCAGTGGTTAAGAGATGAATTAAACTTAATTGATAATGCTCCTGATTCAGAATACTTTGCTAAAAAAGTTGATAGCACAGATGGTGTTTATGTAGTTCCTGCATTTGCTGGACTTGGTGCACCATATTGGGATATGTATGCTCGTGGAACAATTGTTGGATTAACTAGAGGTACTTCTAAAGAACATTTAATCCGTGCTACATTAGAATCTCTTGCTTATCAAACTAGAGATGTTCTGGAAGCTATGGAAGCAGATTCAGGTATTGAACTTAAAACTCTACGTGTAGATGGTGGAGCTGCGATGAATGACTTCTTAATGCAATTCCAGGCTGATATACTTGGAACAGAGGTTGAAAGACCAGAAATTAATGAAACAACTGCTTTAGGTTCAGCTTATCTTGCTGGATTAGCTGTTGGCTACTGGAATAATTTAGATGAACTTGTTGCTAAGTGGAAAAAAGATGCTTTATTTGTTCCAAATATGGCTAATGAAAAACGCGAAAAATTATATGCTGGCTGGAAGAAAGCAGTAGAAAGATCAAGAGACTGGTCAGAAGAATAA
- a CDS encoding NAD(P)/FAD-dependent oxidoreductase, whose translation MSKDKYDVIIVGAGVSGCAVAWKLARYNLDILILEKAPDVATGTTKANTAIIHAGYNADPEKQKGRLNKKGNVQIKDIVEDLSVPFEQIGSLVVGMEDDDLSVIDELLEKGKENGVEGLEIVDKEWLQKEEPHLSDKAVRALWAPTAGIITPWEFALALAENAVANGAEIMLETEVQDVYTEDGKVTGVKTNQGDFAADYVINAAGLYADDVARMVGIEKIDIHPRKGEYYIYDHAKDFEINHVLFPIPTKISKGIVCTKTVEDNLLIGPTSDFVDSKEDLATTREGLDHVFNGAKKMFPDLTLKDSIRVFAGLRAADTTEDFVIEAAEDVAGFVNVAGIQSPGLSSAPAVADLVAEILENEGLTLEEKEDIIETREEPARFYEISNEERAAYAEEDKEYGQIICRCETVSLKEIKDAINGPIPARTVNAVKRRTRAGAGRCQGGFCGPRVTQIIADELGIDTTEVRLEKDNSKIVEHKIKGLLGSQGDAE comes from the coding sequence TTGTCTAAAGACAAATATGATGTAATTATAGTTGGAGCAGGTGTTTCTGGCTGTGCAGTAGCCTGGAAACTTGCCAGATATAATTTAGATATATTAATATTAGAAAAAGCTCCAGATGTAGCAACTGGAACTACAAAAGCAAATACTGCGATAATTCATGCAGGATACAATGCAGATCCTGAAAAACAAAAAGGAAGATTGAATAAAAAAGGTAATGTACAGATAAAAGATATTGTAGAAGATTTAAGTGTACCGTTTGAACAAATAGGGTCTTTGGTTGTGGGAATGGAAGATGACGATTTAAGTGTTATCGATGAATTATTAGAAAAAGGAAAAGAAAATGGGGTAGAAGGTTTAGAAATAGTAGATAAAGAATGGCTGCAGAAAGAAGAGCCTCACTTAAGTGATAAAGCCGTAAGAGCTTTATGGGCTCCTACAGCTGGGATTATTACTCCCTGGGAATTTGCTTTAGCTTTGGCAGAAAATGCAGTAGCAAATGGTGCTGAAATAATGCTTGAAACTGAAGTTCAGGATGTTTATACAGAAGATGGAAAAGTTACAGGAGTAAAAACTAATCAGGGTGATTTTGCAGCAGATTATGTAATTAATGCTGCTGGTCTTTATGCTGATGATGTAGCAAGAATGGTAGGAATTGAGAAAATAGATATTCATCCAAGAAAAGGTGAATATTATATTTATGATCATGCCAAGGATTTTGAAATTAATCATGTTTTATTTCCAATTCCAACTAAAATTTCTAAAGGTATTGTCTGCACAAAAACTGTAGAAGATAATCTTTTAATTGGACCGACTTCTGATTTTGTTGACAGTAAAGAGGATCTTGCAACAACAAGGGAAGGTTTAGATCATGTTTTTAATGGAGCAAAAAAAATGTTTCCAGATCTTACATTAAAGGATAGTATCAGAGTTTTTGCTGGTTTAAGAGCAGCAGATACAACTGAAGATTTTGTGATTGAAGCTGCAGAAGATGTGGCTGGTTTTGTTAATGTTGCAGGTATTCAGTCTCCTGGACTTTCTTCAGCACCTGCAGTTGCAGATTTAGTAGCTGAAATACTTGAAAATGAAGGCTTAACTTTAGAAGAAAAAGAAGATATTATAGAGACTAGAGAAGAACCCGCTAGATTTTATGAAATTTCTAATGAAGAAAGAGCTGCATATGCAGAAGAAGATAAAGAATATGGACAGATCATCTGCCGTTGTGAAACAGTTTCATTAAAAGAAATAAAAGATGCAATTAATGGACCTATACCAGCAAGAACTGTTAATGCAGTAAAAAGAAGAACAAGAGCTGGAGCAGGTAGATGTCAGGGTGGATTCTGTGGACCTCGGGTAACTCAAATAATTGCTGATGAACTTGGTATTGACACAACTGAAGTGAGACTAGAAAAAGATAATTCTAAGATAGTTGAGCACAAAATAAAAGGATTACTTGGAAGTCAGGGTGATGCAGAATGA